From Puniceicoccaceae bacterium, the proteins below share one genomic window:
- a CDS encoding glycoside hydrolase family 9 protein gives MKNISTPLRRIAIACVIVSTPIQVIQANVQPPSLTSEGVFQTPGWEVLVFCNWYDGLFSDAKISSVEMIHHGERTVTNGDVRLDVTPEQWDAIPTFKERNIDESSGKVTARLHYPEHDWDYAIVVEPTGKPLQLKLRVEIDSPVPEALQGRAGFNLEFLPSAYFGKTFVVSDHAQAFPLYPAGNVEALDDGRVQATPLATGSTFVMAPEDVSRRIRITSESSGKLALYDGRSKAQNGWFVLRETLPSDVTGTVIEWTIEGSAISDWVRKPVIAHSQVGYRPQDLKVAMLEMDPNAAISGPIELIRIQPSGERERVLQWTPESPQRYLRYDYYRFDFSEVSESGLYQIQYDGVTTAAFPIRQPAYDAAWHATLDVFFPVQMDHMFVNEAYRVWHGASHLDDALQAPPNHEHFDLYAMGPSTDTEFEPGETIPGLNIGGWYDAGDYDIRTQTQYAVVLNLVRLAEQYGVTRDHTSVNWDTREVELHQPDGTCDLLQQIKHGTLALIAQHRAVGHAIPGIVAAHLHQYTHLGDGVTKTDNRFYDASLGEQEVDGDRSGKFDDRWAFTTHTTALNYGSAAALAAASRVLGEIDPDLAIECLETATRVWAFEQTHEPATFRWGNTTGGRIESEQLKAAVELWVATRESRYLEAVQALIPDRVQSFMWDAANFLRVYADLPEQAQQRIRALSLELRSFMEPMLNENPFEVPITRGGWAGNGAVVGYGLTQHALHQVFPDEFDGSGTLRSLHYLLGTHPGSDLSFVSAVGARSKQVAYGTNRTDFSFIAGGVVPGVLILKPDFPENKEDWPFFWGQNEYVVNIASSYMLLVHAARSL, from the coding sequence ATGAAGAATATCTCTACCCCTCTGCGTCGGATCGCAATCGCTTGTGTTATTGTCTCAACACCGATTCAGGTGATTCAGGCCAATGTGCAACCCCCCAGTCTGACGTCCGAAGGAGTGTTTCAGACTCCCGGCTGGGAAGTTTTGGTCTTTTGCAACTGGTATGACGGACTGTTCAGCGATGCCAAGATCAGCAGCGTGGAAATGATCCACCATGGCGAACGCACGGTGACCAATGGCGATGTGCGCTTGGATGTCACGCCTGAACAGTGGGATGCAATTCCAACCTTCAAGGAGCGCAATATCGATGAATCGAGCGGGAAGGTGACGGCCCGACTGCATTACCCGGAGCATGACTGGGACTATGCGATAGTGGTCGAACCTACGGGGAAACCCCTTCAGCTGAAACTTCGGGTGGAAATCGATTCTCCCGTGCCCGAAGCCTTGCAGGGTCGCGCGGGGTTCAACCTTGAGTTTCTTCCGAGTGCCTATTTCGGAAAAACCTTCGTCGTGAGTGACCACGCACAGGCGTTTCCGCTCTACCCGGCTGGCAATGTGGAAGCTCTTGACGACGGTCGCGTTCAGGCGACACCACTGGCCACTGGGTCCACGTTTGTGATGGCACCCGAGGATGTGAGTCGACGCATTCGCATCACGAGCGAAAGCAGCGGGAAGCTTGCGCTTTACGACGGTCGGAGCAAGGCCCAGAATGGTTGGTTTGTGCTGCGCGAAACCCTCCCTTCCGATGTGACTGGCACGGTGATCGAGTGGACGATCGAGGGATCTGCGATTTCGGATTGGGTGCGCAAGCCCGTCATTGCACACTCACAAGTCGGATACCGTCCACAGGATCTAAAGGTGGCAATGCTTGAAATGGATCCCAATGCCGCAATATCGGGTCCGATTGAGCTGATCCGGATTCAACCCAGTGGTGAGCGGGAGCGTGTGCTCCAGTGGACTCCCGAATCCCCGCAGCGTTACCTGCGATATGACTACTATCGATTCGATTTCAGCGAAGTGAGCGAATCGGGGCTGTACCAGATTCAGTACGACGGGGTGACGACAGCAGCCTTTCCGATTCGCCAACCCGCCTATGATGCAGCATGGCACGCGACGCTCGATGTGTTTTTTCCGGTGCAGATGGATCACATGTTTGTCAATGAAGCCTACCGGGTGTGGCATGGTGCCTCTCACCTCGATGACGCGCTGCAGGCTCCTCCAAATCACGAACACTTTGATCTCTACGCCATGGGGCCGAGCACGGATACTGAGTTTGAACCGGGTGAAACGATCCCCGGATTGAATATCGGTGGCTGGTATGATGCTGGTGACTACGACATCCGAACGCAGACTCAGTATGCGGTCGTTCTGAATCTCGTTCGCCTTGCAGAGCAGTATGGCGTTACCCGCGACCATACGTCAGTGAATTGGGATACCCGGGAAGTCGAACTGCACCAACCCGATGGCACTTGTGATCTGTTGCAGCAGATCAAACATGGAACGCTCGCGCTGATCGCGCAGCACCGCGCAGTGGGACATGCGATTCCTGGCATTGTGGCGGCCCACTTGCATCAGTACACGCACCTTGGAGACGGGGTCACCAAGACGGACAATCGCTTTTACGATGCATCACTGGGTGAACAGGAAGTCGATGGTGACCGCAGCGGAAAGTTCGATGACCGTTGGGCCTTTACCACCCACACCACTGCATTGAATTATGGTTCTGCAGCGGCGCTTGCAGCCGCCAGTCGCGTGCTTGGGGAAATCGACCCGGATCTGGCAATCGAATGTCTCGAAACGGCTACCCGTGTATGGGCATTTGAGCAGACTCATGAACCCGCTACTTTTCGCTGGGGCAATACAACTGGGGGGCGAATCGAGAGTGAGCAACTCAAGGCTGCAGTTGAACTATGGGTGGCAACACGTGAGTCGCGCTACCTTGAGGCGGTGCAAGCATTGATTCCCGACAGAGTGCAATCGTTCATGTGGGATGCTGCGAACTTTTTGCGGGTGTATGCGGATTTGCCCGAGCAGGCCCAACAACGCATACGGGCACTTTCTCTGGAACTCCGCAGTTTCATGGAGCCGATGCTCAATGAAAATCCCTTTGAAGTGCCCATCACGCGTGGGGGGTGGGCTGGCAATGGAGCCGTGGTGGGCTACGGACTCACACAGCATGCCTTGCATCAAGTCTTTCCTGATGAATTTGATGGTTCCGGCACCTTGCGAAGCCTGCACTACCTGCTTGGCACGCATCCCGGTTCCGACCTGTCGTTTGTGTCCGCCGTTGGCGCGCGTTCCAAACAGGTTGCGTATGGAACGAATCGCACCGATTTTTCCTTTATTGCGGGAGGAGTCGTGCCGGGTGTGTTGATTCTCAAGCCGGATTTTCCTGAAAACAAGGAGGACTGGCCGTTCTTCTGGGGGCAGAACGAGTATGTGGTCAATATCGCCTCGAGCTACATGCTGTTGGTTCACGCTGCGCGTTCACTATAG
- a CDS encoding ATP-binding protein, with protein sequence MSIVISYSNVIREQIVTGSLHRIETGAKSLLSDEDVLSVIVYDGQGKILVQVQDREALQALGWTGELPTVDPLLNPPGIVFKQNSIIASRSHTVFNAQGQTIGGVTVHMNRAPEQQLVRRALTSTLVLGVGVFLLAMIPVRLLVRRIYRDTENLERVNRELEQANQIKERFLANMSHEIRTPMNSIIGFTELLEESKLDAEQQEWVSVIQHNGKQLIHLINQILSFSRLEADKMALSLREVELHTLMSQVYHSFKHLAEKKALEFDLQIDPLAPVLVHMDPDALVQCLNNLLSNALKFTESGRVTLRVRFHEHTVQKDSGQLILTVSDTGRGIPESRQADIFEAFSQVEGSDSYQFQGTGLGLSITKSIMNLMQGTITLVSKPGAGSDFILSFPCTTPPPMQTELPLHPDPKADVNELLGAQRERVNRLRVIVAEDNAFNQKLILRILAKCGVQADCVSDGLALIQALSRQDYDLILMDINMPDLDGWEATRRIRNLDSHKHTRIVAVSASRNEAFVDHCFQAGMDGFIGKPFRQHDIANVLLSTLEQEKFTQSDSI encoded by the coding sequence ATGTCCATCGTGATTTCCTACTCGAATGTGATTCGTGAACAGATCGTGACAGGTTCCTTACATCGCATCGAGACCGGGGCAAAATCACTCTTGAGTGATGAAGACGTTCTGAGTGTGATCGTCTATGATGGTCAGGGCAAAATCCTGGTTCAGGTACAGGATCGTGAGGCACTGCAGGCATTGGGGTGGACGGGCGAGCTGCCAACGGTCGACCCCCTCCTGAATCCACCGGGCATTGTGTTCAAGCAGAACTCGATCATCGCTTCGCGTTCTCATACTGTATTTAACGCGCAGGGGCAGACTATTGGTGGAGTCACGGTTCACATGAATCGTGCTCCCGAGCAACAGCTGGTTCGGCGTGCACTGACCTCAACACTTGTGCTTGGGGTCGGGGTGTTTTTACTCGCGATGATACCTGTTCGATTGTTGGTGAGGCGGATCTATCGCGATACGGAAAACCTTGAACGCGTGAATCGCGAGCTGGAACAGGCCAATCAAATCAAGGAACGTTTTTTGGCGAACATGAGCCACGAGATTCGCACACCCATGAATTCGATCATTGGATTCACGGAGCTTCTCGAAGAGAGCAAGCTGGATGCGGAACAGCAGGAATGGGTTTCGGTCATTCAGCACAACGGCAAACAGCTGATTCACCTGATCAACCAGATTCTGAGTTTTTCCCGCCTCGAAGCGGACAAGATGGCATTGAGCCTGCGTGAGGTGGAACTGCACACCTTGATGTCGCAGGTCTATCATTCCTTCAAACATCTTGCGGAGAAGAAGGCACTCGAATTTGATTTGCAAATCGACCCGCTTGCCCCGGTGCTCGTGCACATGGATCCGGATGCGCTGGTGCAATGCCTGAACAACTTGCTTTCCAATGCGCTGAAGTTTACGGAGAGTGGGCGAGTCACCTTGCGGGTTCGTTTCCACGAGCACACAGTCCAGAAGGACTCGGGGCAGTTGATTCTAACGGTGTCCGATACCGGGCGGGGCATTCCGGAATCGCGTCAGGCCGATATTTTTGAAGCCTTTTCGCAGGTGGAAGGTTCTGATTCCTATCAATTTCAGGGAACCGGACTGGGATTGAGCATCACAAAATCGATCATGAATCTGATGCAGGGTACGATCACACTGGTCTCCAAACCCGGAGCGGGAAGCGATTTTATCCTCAGTTTTCCGTGCACGACACCCCCTCCCATGCAGACGGAGCTTCCGCTCCACCCGGACCCGAAAGCTGATGTGAACGAGTTGCTGGGAGCGCAGCGTGAGCGGGTCAATCGACTGCGTGTGATTGTTGCAGAGGATAATGCATTCAATCAGAAACTCATCCTCAGGATACTCGCAAAATGTGGAGTGCAGGCAGATTGCGTTTCTGACGGATTGGCACTGATACAGGCACTTTCCCGGCAGGATTATGATTTGATTCTGATGGATATCAATATGCCTGATCTCGATGGGTGGGAAGCAACGCGCAGAATCCGGAATCTGGATAGCCACAAACACACGCGCATTGTAGCGGTTTCGGCTTCAAGAAATGAGGCGTTTGTGGATCACTGTTTCCAGGCAGGGATGGATGGTTTCATCGGAAAACCCTTTCGACAGCACGACATTGCAAACGTTTTGCTGTCGACACTCGAACAGGAAAAATTCACGCAATCGGACTCAATTTGA
- a CDS encoding TonB-dependent receptor: MLIWLVFLQGNVIAQVEDSEFDDEVYELSPFEVSTEGNDGYAATDTLGGTRIRTDYRDLATPLTAVTAQFLQDTASKNNQDLLTYTTNTEVGGLYGNWGGFGNSQGIGDRSALLRPNNNTRVRGLDSADNTRNFFLTEIPWDSYNVDRVEIQRGPNSILFGVGSPAGIINHTTIVAQMNGNSGKIENEYSAFNSNRIVADYNVEVMPDVFAVRVAGLFNDQKFRQKPAFNQDERLFATGTFQTQILPDSWADKTVVRLSYEKAMVESNYPRMLPPEDGITLWFEDTAGDGVNNLIGLGKGVIDMFLYNQGGGGDPTRGPLADSAVLNPRYIPGTAAIDGSALNNGGIGFWFRNGDSRPFFVSRQAPRDYPGGLSSDGSIDNAINIPYGSPLRVAGYNNYAVQIDRIDTTEGNVSRFPLATRGYYKDRTLTDDSIFNFYDYLVDGDNKREFKKWDYTNFSVAQTFFNNRLGVEYVYDRQDYKEWREGATWDRPYISIDINKNLQHQQSAYSRVVDPTGENTDGLIDPDSYTVPGFTPSAEQPYVNPMAGAAFLAGGFASNEMRTIKRETNRITAFGEFRAADFMDAESWLARFIGRHVFTGLMTREEMYETVTQWRPSATTYEWAYDLSANKGSNILLGQSERDVTPMIYLTDPLFNRNSASGLNIGKINTYYNPSGVYNTTYFKTEWLPSRDPSDPSYVDPAGAWVAHFGEGSIDPDAALAQADNPANYTGWTSGPAYILNADKGERDQLITNYGVREQIVDSKGFVWQGYLFDGLLVPTLGWREDVLETYTATGFEDETGISDTHAVPQEKVLDNKGETVSWGVVAHMPQKWVEKVKFVSGLSAYYNVGENTKVEARMNYDGNPLDNPSAESEDFGVVVNLFDDKLTLKVGRFETKVKNANLPGGTSILGSNQYYLYQLEAWGTANSLMYLFGREGLDPNQNWHWNWALVDSGWDSAWDDAATKSWLDHPSMQHQAQVIDDWMNGLDAEFFANYQIPANVGELQSAYNTYKSTGDIQPLIAAAANSGFQVGTYTTGFSSQNNGQINGINPNGTIDNTSKGWEFELNYRPVSNWNIQLNASKTDAYRESLGTPMLDFIAKQWERLQGPAGDIRLWWGGDVTLRRYYDDNIMSAVKFQEESIGFQVPELSQWHGSLITNYTFTGDRYKGFNIGGALRYQDEQILGYGLKDDKSGIDVNKQIYGDVVTRVDLWVGYERSIT; the protein is encoded by the coding sequence ATGCTGATATGGTTGGTGTTTCTACAGGGCAATGTGATTGCCCAGGTAGAGGATAGTGAGTTCGATGATGAGGTCTATGAACTCTCACCGTTCGAAGTCTCGACGGAAGGAAATGACGGATATGCCGCCACGGATACTCTCGGTGGAACCCGCATTCGCACCGACTACCGGGATCTGGCGACTCCGCTGACAGCCGTAACGGCACAGTTTCTGCAGGATACGGCGTCCAAAAACAATCAGGACCTGTTGACCTACACAACCAATACGGAAGTGGGTGGTCTTTACGGGAACTGGGGCGGTTTTGGAAATTCCCAGGGCATCGGTGACCGCAGCGCATTGCTGCGTCCGAACAACAATACGCGTGTGCGTGGTCTGGACTCAGCAGACAATACCCGGAATTTTTTCCTGACTGAAATTCCCTGGGACTCCTACAACGTGGATCGTGTGGAAATCCAGCGCGGACCCAACTCCATCCTGTTTGGGGTGGGAAGTCCGGCCGGTATCATCAACCACACCACGATTGTGGCTCAGATGAACGGCAACTCCGGAAAGATCGAGAACGAATACTCTGCGTTCAACTCCAATCGCATCGTTGCAGACTACAATGTGGAAGTCATGCCCGATGTGTTTGCAGTGAGAGTGGCAGGGTTGTTCAACGATCAGAAGTTCCGTCAGAAGCCTGCCTTCAATCAGGACGAACGCCTGTTCGCAACGGGAACCTTCCAGACTCAGATTCTGCCGGACTCCTGGGCAGACAAGACGGTTGTGCGCTTGTCCTATGAAAAGGCGATGGTCGAGTCGAACTACCCGCGCATGCTACCTCCCGAGGATGGAATCACGCTCTGGTTTGAAGATACTGCCGGAGATGGTGTCAATAACCTGATCGGACTTGGAAAGGGCGTGATTGACATGTTCTTGTACAATCAGGGCGGTGGCGGAGACCCGACGCGTGGTCCGCTTGCCGATTCAGCCGTACTGAACCCACGCTACATTCCGGGAACAGCTGCGATTGACGGTTCTGCACTGAACAACGGCGGCATTGGTTTCTGGTTCCGCAATGGCGATTCGCGTCCGTTCTTCGTGTCCCGTCAGGCACCGCGTGATTACCCGGGAGGTCTGTCTAGTGATGGCTCCATTGACAATGCAATCAACATCCCTTACGGATCACCGTTGCGTGTGGCGGGTTATAACAACTACGCCGTTCAGATTGACCGCATCGACACAACCGAAGGGAATGTGTCCCGCTTTCCGCTGGCAACCCGTGGGTATTACAAGGATCGCACCCTGACGGATGATTCCATCTTCAACTTCTACGATTACCTCGTGGATGGTGACAACAAACGTGAGTTCAAGAAGTGGGACTACACGAATTTTTCGGTGGCTCAGACCTTCTTCAATAATCGTTTGGGTGTGGAATATGTGTATGACCGCCAAGACTACAAGGAATGGCGCGAAGGTGCAACCTGGGATCGTCCCTACATCTCGATCGACATCAACAAGAACCTGCAACATCAGCAGTCTGCCTATTCCCGTGTCGTGGATCCGACGGGTGAGAATACCGATGGTTTGATCGATCCTGATTCCTATACCGTTCCCGGGTTTACGCCCAGTGCTGAGCAGCCTTACGTCAATCCGATGGCAGGCGCGGCCTTCCTGGCCGGTGGATTCGCGAGCAACGAAATGCGCACTATCAAGCGTGAGACCAACCGCATCACTGCCTTTGGCGAATTCCGCGCAGCGGATTTCATGGATGCGGAATCCTGGCTGGCCCGCTTCATCGGTCGCCATGTATTCACAGGCTTGATGACGCGCGAAGAGATGTATGAAACCGTAACGCAATGGCGTCCTTCCGCGACCACCTACGAGTGGGCATACGATCTCTCAGCCAATAAGGGTAGCAACATCCTGCTCGGTCAATCTGAACGCGATGTAACTCCGATGATTTATCTGACCGATCCGTTGTTTAACCGCAACTCTGCTTCGGGACTCAACATCGGGAAGATTAATACCTATTACAATCCGTCGGGAGTCTATAATACGACTTACTTCAAGACCGAGTGGCTGCCTTCACGCGATCCTTCAGATCCGAGTTACGTGGATCCTGCTGGTGCGTGGGTCGCACACTTTGGTGAAGGTTCCATTGATCCTGACGCTGCATTAGCACAGGCTGACAATCCGGCGAACTACACCGGATGGACATCAGGTCCCGCCTACATCCTCAATGCGGATAAAGGCGAGCGCGATCAGCTGATCACCAACTATGGTGTGAGGGAACAGATTGTGGACTCCAAGGGATTTGTATGGCAGGGTTACCTGTTTGATGGATTGCTGGTGCCGACTCTGGGCTGGCGTGAAGATGTTCTCGAAACCTACACAGCAACAGGTTTCGAAGATGAGACTGGAATCTCAGATACCCATGCAGTGCCGCAGGAAAAGGTGCTCGACAACAAAGGAGAAACCGTATCTTGGGGCGTTGTGGCACACATGCCGCAGAAGTGGGTCGAGAAGGTCAAGTTCGTCTCGGGTCTGAGTGCGTATTACAACGTGGGTGAAAACACCAAGGTTGAAGCGCGCATGAACTACGATGGTAATCCGCTGGACAATCCTTCGGCAGAGAGCGAGGACTTCGGGGTGGTCGTGAACCTCTTCGATGATAAGCTCACACTCAAGGTGGGTCGTTTTGAAACCAAGGTGAAGAATGCGAACTTGCCGGGCGGCACTTCCATCCTCGGTTCGAATCAGTACTACTTGTATCAGCTCGAGGCATGGGGAACTGCGAACTCCCTCATGTATCTCTTCGGTCGTGAAGGTCTCGATCCGAATCAGAACTGGCACTGGAACTGGGCGCTTGTGGACTCTGGTTGGGATTCTGCATGGGATGATGCAGCCACTAAGAGCTGGCTTGATCACCCGAGCATGCAGCATCAGGCGCAGGTCATTGATGACTGGATGAACGGACTCGATGCTGAGTTCTTCGCCAACTATCAGATCCCCGCCAATGTCGGTGAACTGCAATCGGCCTACAACACTTATAAGTCTACAGGCGACATCCAGCCACTCATTGCGGCTGCTGCAAACTCGGGTTTCCAGGTCGGAACCTACACTACCGGATTCTCCTCCCAGAACAATGGGCAGATCAATGGTATCAATCCAAACGGAACCATCGACAATACCTCAAAGGGTTGGGAATTCGAGCTGAACTATCGTCCGGTATCCAACTGGAACATTCAGCTGAATGCCTCGAAGACGGATGCGTATCGTGAGTCGCTCGGTACCCCCATGCTTGACTTCATTGCGAAGCAGTGGGAACGCCTCCAGGGACCTGCCGGTGACATTCGCCTGTGGTGGGGTGGGGACGTAACCTTGCGTCGCTACTATGATGACAACATCATGTCTGCGGTCAAGTTCCAGGAAGAATCCATCGGGTTTCAGGTACCGGAACTCAGCCAGTGGCATGGTTCACTGATCACCAACTACACCTTTACGGGTGACCGCTACAAGGGTTTCAACATCGGTGGTGCCCTCCGCTACCAGGATGAGCAAATCCTCGGATACGGCCTCAAGGATGACAAATCGGGTATAGATGTGAACAAACAAATCTACGGTGACGTTGTAACGAGGGTCGACCTCTGGGTAGGCTATGAGCGGTCGATCACCTAA
- a CDS encoding LacI family DNA-binding transcriptional regulator, whose translation MAINSVRELAKVLGLSHTTVSDALRGSPRVKASTRDKVLAAAKEHGYQYNPLAGALMSQMRRSRADTFRGVIAVVDLESFKQRPEVFERYHREVMEGADRAARKMGFKVEFFALGSEGISVDRLNSILISRGIRGILILPAGASPELSVLNWEHFSGVYTDYIIEHPAIDSVCSNHFRSMFLVLNKLKQLGYRRPGLVMHLDHDKRLLHRWEAAYQIYHKYYPYFEAIHPLILRQFEETSFREWFLETRPDVVLSHRTRVLRWMEGVGAVVPHTHGFCCLNVKLSSVPVAGLDLQPSLIGERAMELLVSQIYSNKYGIPETASNTTIPSAWVDGPTVRSMGSVANPDAPLNEGIH comes from the coding sequence ATGGCAATCAATTCGGTAAGGGAACTTGCGAAGGTCCTCGGGCTTTCGCACACAACCGTTTCGGACGCCCTGAGAGGAAGTCCACGCGTCAAGGCGTCCACCCGCGACAAGGTACTGGCTGCGGCCAAGGAACACGGCTACCAGTACAACCCCCTGGCGGGCGCATTGATGTCGCAGATGCGGCGTTCGCGTGCAGACACCTTTCGAGGCGTGATTGCGGTGGTCGATCTGGAGAGCTTTAAGCAGCGTCCCGAGGTCTTTGAACGCTACCATCGCGAAGTCATGGAAGGGGCTGACCGGGCGGCGAGAAAGATGGGGTTCAAGGTGGAGTTTTTTGCGTTGGGCAGTGAAGGCATTTCGGTGGATCGCTTGAATTCGATTTTGATTTCCCGCGGTATTCGCGGTATCCTCATCCTTCCGGCAGGTGCGTCACCGGAACTCTCAGTGTTGAACTGGGAACACTTCTCGGGGGTGTACACGGACTACATTATCGAACATCCGGCCATTGATTCGGTGTGCTCCAATCATTTTCGCTCCATGTTTCTGGTGCTCAACAAGCTGAAACAGCTCGGATACCGTCGACCCGGACTGGTGATGCACCTGGACCATGACAAGCGCCTGCTGCACCGCTGGGAGGCTGCGTATCAGATCTACCACAAATATTATCCTTATTTTGAGGCAATACATCCCCTGATTTTGCGTCAGTTTGAAGAAACATCCTTTCGGGAGTGGTTCCTGGAAACCCGACCCGATGTGGTACTCAGTCATCGAACGCGGGTCTTGCGCTGGATGGAGGGTGTGGGTGCTGTGGTTCCGCATACCCATGGATTCTGCTGTCTCAATGTCAAACTCAGTTCAGTGCCGGTTGCCGGACTCGACCTGCAGCCTTCCCTCATCGGGGAACGCGCAATGGAGCTGCTGGTTTCCCAGATTTATTCCAACAAGTATGGCATCCCGGAGACTGCATCGAACACGACCATTCCGTCTGCATGGGTGGATGGACCCACCGTTCGCTCCATGGGGTCGGTTGCGAACCCGGATGCACCCCTGAACGAGGGCATTCACTGA
- a CDS encoding Gfo/Idh/MocA family oxidoreductase, with translation MTAGEKPRISLVGVTGYASIYVDLVRKAQQEGRLDVSALMVREQRSDHETVKEFQQTGTKVYHSFDAMCEGEAGKIDLCLIPTGIQLHASMTNKALRSGAHVLVEKPLTGSVKDALSIIHTEKETRRWVAVGFQDIYSRDIAWFKQQLLEGVIGKIKAVKVIGFWPRAISYYHRNNWAGKLMVDGWAAMDSPLNNAFAHFVNIALFVAGPQPNKSCNVMVTSADLYRAHDIESFDTGIVQGMSDSGIEFWFGVSHACAERREPEIHIIGEEGTAQWNHEQDMIIRPKNGNVLTQPVPDYAATRSAMFDAVIEKLLKPDTFICDTQMAICQTQIIDAIHKFAPIRTVANAGIDFVQGADEEFITPAIKGVERLFERAFDENVSLSEIGSIPTLPAKP, from the coding sequence ATGACAGCAGGTGAAAAACCCCGAATCAGCCTGGTCGGCGTGACCGGTTATGCCAGTATTTATGTCGATCTTGTGCGCAAGGCCCAACAGGAAGGAAGGCTCGATGTCAGTGCATTGATGGTACGCGAGCAGCGTTCGGATCACGAAACCGTGAAGGAGTTCCAACAAACGGGAACCAAAGTGTATCACAGCTTTGATGCAATGTGCGAAGGAGAGGCGGGGAAAATTGACCTCTGCCTCATTCCCACTGGCATTCAGCTTCACGCTTCCATGACCAACAAGGCGCTGCGCAGCGGAGCGCATGTGCTCGTTGAGAAACCGCTTACCGGCTCTGTCAAGGATGCGCTGAGCATCATTCACACCGAAAAGGAAACCCGGCGCTGGGTTGCGGTGGGATTTCAGGACATCTACTCCCGCGATATTGCCTGGTTCAAGCAACAACTGCTCGAGGGTGTGATCGGCAAAATCAAAGCGGTCAAGGTAATCGGTTTCTGGCCCCGCGCCATATCCTACTACCACCGGAACAACTGGGCGGGCAAATTGATGGTGGATGGCTGGGCCGCCATGGACTCGCCGCTCAACAACGCGTTCGCCCATTTTGTGAACATCGCGCTGTTTGTTGCTGGTCCCCAACCCAATAAATCCTGCAATGTGATGGTCACTTCAGCCGACCTGTATCGAGCGCACGACATCGAAAGCTTCGACACTGGCATTGTTCAGGGCATGTCCGACTCAGGCATCGAATTCTGGTTTGGGGTCAGTCATGCCTGCGCGGAGCGGCGCGAACCTGAAATCCACATCATCGGTGAGGAGGGAACCGCGCAGTGGAACCACGAGCAGGACATGATCATACGTCCCAAAAACGGCAACGTGCTCACCCAACCCGTACCGGACTACGCCGCAACCCGCAGCGCCATGTTCGACGCGGTAATTGAAAAACTGCTCAAACCCGATACCTTCATCTGCGATACCCAGATGGCCATTTGCCAGACCCAGATCATCGACGCCATTCACAAGTTTGCGCCCATTCGCACCGTCGCCAATGCCGGCATCGATTTTGTGCAGGGAGCCGACGAGGAATTTATCACCCCTGCCATCAAGGGAGTCGAACGCCTCTTTGAACGGGCGTTTGATGAAAACGTGTCGCTCAGCGAAATCGGAAGCATCCCCACCCTTCCCGCAAAACCATGA
- the rhaM gene encoding L-rhamnose mutarotase — MIRKAFVMSVHKGCEAEYEKRHNPIWSELEAVLKSHGVHNYSIFLHPETRQLFAYVEIENEARWSAIASTEVCQRWWKHMGDVMPSNTDHSPVSVDLNEVFHLD, encoded by the coding sequence ATGATCCGCAAAGCATTTGTCATGTCGGTTCACAAAGGATGTGAAGCCGAATACGAAAAACGGCACAACCCGATTTGGAGTGAACTCGAAGCCGTTCTCAAATCACATGGGGTTCACAATTATTCCATTTTTCTCCATCCGGAAACCCGCCAACTGTTTGCCTACGTCGAGATCGAAAACGAAGCGCGATGGTCCGCCATTGCCAGCACCGAAGTGTGCCAGCGATGGTGGAAGCATATGGGAGACGTCATGCCTTCCAACACGGATCACAGTCCGGTCTCTGTCGATCTGAACGAGGTCTTTCACCTCGATTGA